The Canis lupus baileyi chromosome 11, mCanLup2.hap1, whole genome shotgun sequence genome includes a window with the following:
- the NEMP1 gene encoding nuclear envelope integral membrane protein 1 isoform X4 yields the protein MLQESQLYYMDNRQQFCYKNVLIPKWYDVWTRIQIRVNSSKLVRVTQVENEEKLKELEQFSIWNFFSSFLKEKLNDTYVNVGLYSTKTCLKVEIIEEDTMYSVIVTRRFDPKLFFMFLLGLMLFFCGDLLSRSQIFYYSTGVSVGIAASLLIIIFILSKFMPKKSPIYVILVGGWSFSLYLIQLVLKNLQEIWRCYWQYLLSYVLTVGFMSFAICYKYGPLENERSINLLTWTLQLMGLFFMYSGIQIPHIALAIIIIALCTKNLEYPIQWLYITYRKMCKATEKTVPPRLLTEEEYRIQGEVETRKALEELREYCNSPDCSAWKTVSRIQSPKRFADFVEGSSHLTPNEVSVHEQEYGLGSILAQDEIYEETSTEEEDSDPQYPAITQQINS from the exons ATGCTTCAGGAATCCCAACTTTATTATATGGATAACAGGCAACAATTCTGTTATAAAAATGTGCTTATCCCAAAGTGGTATGATGTGTGGACACGGATACAG ATCCGGGTAAATAGTTCCAAACTGGTACGAGTCACCCAGGTGGAGAATGAAGAGAAACTGAAGGAGTTAGAGCAGTTTAGTATCTGgaactttttttcctcctttttaaaagagaaattgaatGACACCTATGTTAACGTGGGTCTATACAGCACAAAAACCTGCCTCAAAGTTGAGATTATAGAGGAAGACACGATGTACAGTGTCATTGTGACCCGGA gatTTGACCCCAAACTCTTCTTCATGTTCCTCCTTGGACTTATGCTATTTTTTTGTGGAGATTTGCTGAGCAG AAGCCAAATCTTCTACTATTCTACTGGGGTGAGTGTGGGAATTGCGGCCTCTCTACTAATCATCATTTTCATACTGTCCAAGTTTATGCCCAAG AAAAGTCCCATTTACGTCATCCTGGTGGGAGGCTGGTCCTTTTCTCTGTACCTCATTCagctagttttaaaaaatttacaagagATCTGGAGGTGTTACTGGCAGTATCTTTTAA GCTATGTCCTCACGGTTGGATTCATGAGTTTTGCAATCTGTTACAAGTATGGGCCCTTGGAGAATGAACGAAGTATCAACCTGCTGACCTGGACCTTGCAGCTGATGGGCCTATTTTTCATGTATTCTGGTATCCAGATACCACATATTGCCCTTGCAATTATCATCATTGCACTGTGTACTAAGAACCTGGAGTACCCTATTCAGTGGCTGTACATCACTTACAG AAAGATGTGTAAGGCAACAGAAAAGACTGTGCCCCCTCGTCTCCTGACAGAAGAAGAATATCGGATACAAGGAGAGGTAGAGACCCGAAAGGCTTTAGAGGAGCTTCGAGAATATTGTAACAGTCCAGACTGCTCTGCTTGGAAGACTGTTTCTCGAATCCAGTCTCCAAAGAG ATTTGCTGACTTTGTGGAAGGTTCTTCTCACCTCACACCAAATGAGGTTTCTGTCCATGAGCAGGAATATGGATTAGGGAGCATCCTTGCCCAGGATGAAATCTATGAAGAAACATCCACTGAAGAGGAGGACTCAGATCCTCAGTATCCTGCTATCACACAACAGATCAACTCCTGA